A region from the Manihot esculenta cultivar AM560-2 chromosome 13, M.esculenta_v8, whole genome shotgun sequence genome encodes:
- the LOC110630383 gene encoding uncharacterized protein At1g03900 — protein MSYEEDEESMEHTLLVVREVSVYKIPPRSTSGGYKCGEWLQSDKIWSGRLRVVSCKDRCEIRLEDPNSGELFAACFVHPGQREASVETVLDSSRYFVLKIEDGRGKHAFIGLGFAERNEAFDFNVALSDHDKYVRREHEKETGETSESDTHIDIHPAVNHRLKEGETIRINVKHKPSTGTGMLSAAGLSGAHSGNGKPKPLGLAPPPNGAGKIRSPLPPPPNDPAAARMTAANNGVGIKAPKENIKRSTDPLSDLSPLERNLPSATSGSTKTSASGWAAF, from the exons ATGTCATATGAGGAGGACGAGGAATCCATGGAGCACACTCTCCTTGTCGTACGGGAGGTTTCTGTCTACAAAATTCCTCCACGCTCTACCTCCGGCGGCTACAAATGCGGGGAGTGGTTACAGTCCGATAAGATCTGGTCCGGTAGGCTTCGGGTCGTGTCGTGCAAGGACCGATGCGAGATCCGGTTGGAGGATCCCAACTCTGGTGAGCTGTTCGCAGCATGTTTCGTGCATCCGGGTCAGCGCGAGGCCTCGGTAGAGACGGTGCTAGACTCTTCTCGGTATTTCGTGCTTAAGATTGAGGACGGAAGAGGGAAGCATGCATTTATCGGGCTAGGGTTTGCAGAGAGAAATGaggcatttgatttcaatgTGGCGTTATCGGATCATGACAAGTATGTGAGAAGAGAGCACGAGAAGGAGACTGGGGAGACAAGCGAGAGCGATACTCACATAGATATACATCCCGCTGTAAATCACAGACTGAAG GAAGGTGAAACCATTCGGATAAATGTGAAACATAAACCATCTACTGGAACTGGAATGCTTTCAGCTGCAGGACTATCTGGGGCTCATTCTGGAAATGGAAAGCCTAAACCTTTAGGTCTCGCTCCGCCACCAAATGGGGCAGGAAAAATTAGGTCTCCCCTCCCACCTCCTCCAAATGATCCAGCTGCTGCACGAATGACTGCTGCTAATAATGGTGTGGGTATCAAAGCAcctaaagaaaatataaaacgtTCTACAGATCCTTTATCAGATCTTTCTCCACTTGAG AGGAATCTTCCTTCAGCAACATCTGGTTCAACAAAGACAAGTGCATCAGGATGGGCGGCTTTCTAG